The Castor canadensis chromosome 8, mCasCan1.hap1v2, whole genome shotgun sequence genome contains a region encoding:
- the LOC109686675 gene encoding HLA class II histocompatibility antigen, DM alpha chain isoform X2, with the protein MDHERNQGVALQLLQLLWLLPHSWGIPAAPAPVWWDDLQNHTFRHTMFCQDGSPSIGLSESYGEDQLFSFNFSQNMRVPRLPEFADWAQEHGDSLAISFDKEFCEIMIQEIGPELDGKIPVSRGFPVAEVFTMKPLEFGKPNTLVCFISNLFPPTLTVNWQHHSVPVEGVGPTFVSAIDGLIFHAFSYLNFTPEPSDVFSCIVTHEIDRYTAIAFWVPQNAIPSDLLENVLCGVAFGLGVLGIIVGAVLIIYFRKPCSD; encoded by the exons ATGGATCATGAGCGGAACCAAGGAGTTGCGCTGCAGCTGCTACAGCTTCTGTGGCTGCTGCCCCACTCCTGGGGAATTCCTGCAG CTCCTGCTCCTGTGTGGTGGGATGACCTGCAAAACCACACATTCCGGCATACTATGTTCTGCCAAGATGGGAGTCCCAGCATAGGGCTCTCTGAGAGTTATGGCGAGGACCAGCTTTTCTCCTTCAACTTTTCCCAGAACATGCGAGTGCCTCGTCTGCCTGAATTTGCCGACTGGGCTCAGGAACACGGAGACTCCCTTGCCATTTCTTTTGACAAAGAGTTTTGTGAAATAATGATCCAGGAAATAGGCCCAGAACTTGATGGGAAGATTCCAGTGTCCAGAG GTTTCCCTGTCGCTGAGGTATTCACAATGAAGCCCCTGGAGTTTGGCAAGCCCAATACGCTGGTCTGCTTTATCAGTAATCTCTTCCCACCGACTTTGACAGTAAACTGGCAGCATCATTCTGTCCCTGTGGAAGGAGTTGGGCCCACTTTTGTATCAGCCATCGATGGACTCATCTTCCACGCCTTTTCTTATTTAAACTTCACACCAGAACCCTCTGATGTTTTCTCCTGCATCGTAACTCATGAAATTGACCGCTACACAGCAATTGCATTTTGGG TGCCCCAGAACGCCATTCCCTCAGACCTCCTGGAGAATGTGTTGTGTGGTGTAGCCTTTGGCTTGGGTGTACTGGGCATCATTGTGGGCGCTGTTCTCATCATCTACTTCCGAAAACCTTGCTCAG ACTGA
- the LOC109686675 gene encoding HLA class II histocompatibility antigen, DM alpha chain isoform X3 produces the protein MDHERNQGVALQLLQLLWLLPHSWGIPAAPAPVWWDDLQNHTFRHTMFCQDGSPSIGLSESYGEDQLFSFNFSQNMRVPRLPEFADWAQEHGDSLAISFDKEFCEIMIQEIGPELDGKIPVSRVNWQHHSVPVEGVGPTFVSAIDGLIFHAFSYLNFTPEPSDVFSCIVTHEIDRYTAIAFWVPQNAIPSDLLENVLCGVAFGLGVLGIIVGAVLIIYFRKPCSGD, from the exons ATGGATCATGAGCGGAACCAAGGAGTTGCGCTGCAGCTGCTACAGCTTCTGTGGCTGCTGCCCCACTCCTGGGGAATTCCTGCAG CTCCTGCTCCTGTGTGGTGGGATGACCTGCAAAACCACACATTCCGGCATACTATGTTCTGCCAAGATGGGAGTCCCAGCATAGGGCTCTCTGAGAGTTATGGCGAGGACCAGCTTTTCTCCTTCAACTTTTCCCAGAACATGCGAGTGCCTCGTCTGCCTGAATTTGCCGACTGGGCTCAGGAACACGGAGACTCCCTTGCCATTTCTTTTGACAAAGAGTTTTGTGAAATAATGATCCAGGAAATAGGCCCAGAACTTGATGGGAAGATTCCAGTGTCCAGAG TAAACTGGCAGCATCATTCTGTCCCTGTGGAAGGAGTTGGGCCCACTTTTGTATCAGCCATCGATGGACTCATCTTCCACGCCTTTTCTTATTTAAACTTCACACCAGAACCCTCTGATGTTTTCTCCTGCATCGTAACTCATGAAATTGACCGCTACACAGCAATTGCATTTTGGG TGCCCCAGAACGCCATTCCCTCAGACCTCCTGGAGAATGTGTTGTGTGGTGTAGCCTTTGGCTTGGGTGTACTGGGCATCATTGTGGGCGCTGTTCTCATCATCTACTTCCGAAAACCTTGCTCAGGTG ACTGA
- the LOC109686675 gene encoding HLA class II histocompatibility antigen, DM alpha chain isoform X1, translated as MDHERNQGVALQLLQLLWLLPHSWGIPAAPAPVWWDDLQNHTFRHTMFCQDGSPSIGLSESYGEDQLFSFNFSQNMRVPRLPEFADWAQEHGDSLAISFDKEFCEIMIQEIGPELDGKIPVSRGFPVAEVFTMKPLEFGKPNTLVCFISNLFPPTLTVNWQHHSVPVEGVGPTFVSAIDGLIFHAFSYLNFTPEPSDVFSCIVTHEIDRYTAIAFWVPQNAIPSDLLENVLCGVAFGLGVLGIIVGAVLIIYFRKPCSGD; from the exons ATGGATCATGAGCGGAACCAAGGAGTTGCGCTGCAGCTGCTACAGCTTCTGTGGCTGCTGCCCCACTCCTGGGGAATTCCTGCAG CTCCTGCTCCTGTGTGGTGGGATGACCTGCAAAACCACACATTCCGGCATACTATGTTCTGCCAAGATGGGAGTCCCAGCATAGGGCTCTCTGAGAGTTATGGCGAGGACCAGCTTTTCTCCTTCAACTTTTCCCAGAACATGCGAGTGCCTCGTCTGCCTGAATTTGCCGACTGGGCTCAGGAACACGGAGACTCCCTTGCCATTTCTTTTGACAAAGAGTTTTGTGAAATAATGATCCAGGAAATAGGCCCAGAACTTGATGGGAAGATTCCAGTGTCCAGAG GTTTCCCTGTCGCTGAGGTATTCACAATGAAGCCCCTGGAGTTTGGCAAGCCCAATACGCTGGTCTGCTTTATCAGTAATCTCTTCCCACCGACTTTGACAGTAAACTGGCAGCATCATTCTGTCCCTGTGGAAGGAGTTGGGCCCACTTTTGTATCAGCCATCGATGGACTCATCTTCCACGCCTTTTCTTATTTAAACTTCACACCAGAACCCTCTGATGTTTTCTCCTGCATCGTAACTCATGAAATTGACCGCTACACAGCAATTGCATTTTGGG TGCCCCAGAACGCCATTCCCTCAGACCTCCTGGAGAATGTGTTGTGTGGTGTAGCCTTTGGCTTGGGTGTACTGGGCATCATTGTGGGCGCTGTTCTCATCATCTACTTCCGAAAACCTTGCTCAGGTG ACTGA